A portion of the Oncorhynchus gorbuscha isolate QuinsamMale2020 ecotype Even-year linkage group LG19, OgorEven_v1.0, whole genome shotgun sequence genome contains these proteins:
- the LOC124006086 gene encoding galactose-3-O-sulfotransferase 2-like — protein sequence MPPSARKSIKERELFSLTSSLPCASWLEVLLCSPIRYLWMVLMALTVLCVAIQILGVVWQSRNDKMLSKKLLNVRFTIEIQGTLPTEQRDWENLRSSHAPVVEEEVRSQEEGAPKQSAKENQKIAEHQDGRDEPGVERRLQVHHQHIKLSNTFNKFKDSRKEERGKVLAVKAALPKVTLGDDELHLGVPGSVVLQLGHPAIRAVSTLSHKPFQVPLTNQLKSRNSLAPLGTNSVVARVISEVKPGIATSTCRPKNHIVFLKTHKTASSTILNILYRYGDSRNLTFALPLNMHSQLFYPFFFASHFVEGVRSRSVKKFHIMCNHMRFRPPEVRKVMPQDTFYFSILKNPVAMMESIFIYYKSIPAFRKARSLDDFLDNGWRSYNTSLPNNHYARNILTFDFGFDNNIGTETPGDLETRAATAIGAIEEDFHLILISEYFDESMILLKRALCWSLDDIVSFKLNSRSERTRNMLSPHTADKIRAWNALDWRLYLHFNATFWRRVDTTVGREEMRREVTRLQEQRAKLAKTCLKDGGAVDPSQVQDAGLKPFQYGAAIIQGYNLNPGLDGPTKTHCQNLITPELQYTDTLYTKQFPELATRQRQAAKLVASQRQLGPAKVSPNKAAMAGPVRVREARHSRTVESGPKP from the exons GTGGCTAGAGGTACTGCTGTGTAGCCCCATACGCTATCTATGGATGGTCCTCATGGCCCTCACTGTGCTCTGTGTGGCCATCCAGATCCTAGGAGTCGTCTGGCAGTCCAG GAACGATAAGATGTTGAGCAAGAAGCTCCTGAATGTGCGGTTTACCATTGAGATCCAGGGAACGCTCCCAACTGAGCAGAGGGACTGGGAAAACTTGCGCTCTTCGCATGCCCCTGTCGTAGAAGAGGAAGTGAGGTCACAGGAGGAAGGAGCTCCTAAACAATCGGCCAAAGAGAACCAGAAGATAGCAGAACATCAAGATGGCAGAGATGAgccaggagtggagaggagactcCAGGTGCATCACCAACATATAAAGCTCTCAAACACTTTCAATAAGTTCAAAGACTCCAGGAAAGAGGAAAGGGGTAAAGTTTTAGCAGTAAAGGCAGCCCTGCCCAAAGTCACGTTGGGTGATGATGAGTTGCATTTGGGGGTTCCCGGGTCTGTGGTTCTCCAGCTGGGCCACCCAGCTATCAGAGCGGTATCTACCCTGTCTCACAAACCATTCCAGGTCCCCTTAACCAATCAGCTGAAGAGTAGAAACAGCCTTGCTCCTCTAGGCACCAACTCTGTAGTTGCCAGGGTGATAAGCGAAGTGAAACCGGGGATTGCCACCTCCACCTGTCGGCCGAAGAACCACATCGTCTTTCTTAAGACGCACAAAACGGCCAGCAGCACCATCTTGAACATCTTGTATCGCTATGGCGACAGCCGCAATCTGACCTTCGCCCTTCCGCTGAACATGCACAGCCAGCTGTTCTATCCCTTCTTCTTCGCCTCACACTTTGTGGAGGGAGTTAGGAGCCGCAGTGTCAAAAAGTTCCACATCATGTGCAACCACATGAGGTTCAGACCACCAGAG GTGAGGAAGGTGATGCCCCAGGACACATTCTACTTCTCCATCCTGAAGAACCCTGTTGCCATGATGGAGTCCATCTTCATCTACTACAAGAGCATTCCCGCCTTCCGCAAGGCCCGCAGCCTGGACGACTTCCTCGACAATGGTTGGCGTAGTTACAACACGTCCCTGCCCAACAACCACTACGCCCGTAACATCCTGACCTTTGACTTTGGCTTCGACAACAACATCGGCACAGAGACGCCCGGAGACCTAGAGACACGGGCCGCCACAGCCATTGGCGCCATCGAGGAGGACTTCCACCTTATCCTCATCTCAGAGTACTTTGACGAATCCATGATCCTGCTCAAGCGCGCCCTCTGCTGGTCTCTGGACGACATCGTCTCCTTCAAGTTGAACAGCCGGAGCGAGCGCACACGGAACATGCTCTCCCCGCACACCGCTGACAAGATCAGAGCCTGGAACGCCCTTGACTGGCGGCTCTACCTGCACTTTAATGCCACCTTCTGGCGACGCGTGGACACTACTGTGGGGCGTGAGGAGATGAGGCGGGAGGTGACTCGGCTGCAGGAGCAACGTGCCAAACTAGCCAAAACCTGCCTGAAGGATGGTGGTGCAGTGGACCCGTCGCAGGTACAGGATGCAGGGCTGAAGCCCTTCCAGTATGGAGCGGCCATCATCCAGGGCTACAACCTGAACCCTGGGCTGGACGGGCCCACCAAAACACACTGTCAGAACCTGATCACTCCAGAGCTGCAGTACACAGACACTCTCTACACCAAGCAGTTCCCGGAGCTTGCCACTAGGCAGAGACAGGCCGCCAAACTGGTCGCCTCACAACGTCAGCTTGGTCCAGCCAAGGTCAGCCCAAACAAAGCAGCCATGGCTGGGccggtgagggtgagggaggccCGACACAGTAGGACAGTCGAGAGTGGACCGAAACCCTAA